DNA sequence from the Pomacea canaliculata isolate SZHN2017 linkage group LG7, ASM307304v1, whole genome shotgun sequence genome:
tactgcaaacacttagcctatccaaacacctatcatAACACAGTatcctacataattatcaataaacataagtacagtaaaatgttGTAGTACAgaacgtttaataatgaaataatgtacTGTAAgggctgtaacagtaataaacagtgtacagtactgtaataaacaaagataacaattcCAAAGAGAGAACAGGCTTGCTTATTGGGAGGAAGCTGCAGAAGGCGCTGGAGATACTGGGGCAGGTGAGTCAAGAGGTAGCTGAGGTAGAGGATACAGGTACAGGATCTGTTGCAGGCCTCTCTACCTTCTTGAAGTACTGCTGCAGTTTAGTTTGGAAGGAGACCATCTTCTTCTCCTCCAAGATCTCCTTGTAACACCTAAGGGAATCCATGACTCCTCTGGCAACCCTAGTGTACCTTTCCATGTTGTGATCCTCAGCCTCAAACCTTGACAACCCTTCCTGTATCAGGGCAAAACCTGCTGCCAAGCCCTGCCTTGTAAATCTCTTAGGTTCTGGGGTTGGTatgtcttcctcttcctctatCATCTGATTCTCCAGTTGAATAAGGTCCTCAGCAGATAACTCCTCTCCATGAGATGCCAGTAGCTCTGTGAcatcatcctcctccacctccaaaTTCATTGTCTTACTCATATCAACAACGTTCTTTATGACGCTAGTCACTGTCTCTTGGACCTCTTTGACATCATTCACAAACTGAGgacacagtttttccacacaccATTCATACTGGTCTGCTTAACCTCATCCCAGGAATCACCAATGTTATTCACAGCATCAAGGATGTTGTATGTTTTCCAAAAGTCCTTTAGAGTCAAGTCCTTATTCTTTTCAGTTGCTGCTAAAGCATTACCAATGACCCTTCGGAGGTAGTAGGCCTTGAATGTAGCAATGACTCCTTGGTCCATAGGCTGTATTAGGGCAGTGGTATTAGGTGGAAGGTAAACCACCTTGACATTAGGGTTAAAGTCATCCAGATGGGCAGGGTGTCCAGGGGCATTGTCCAGAATTAGCAACACCTTAAAGGGGATATCCTTAGAGGTACAATACCGCTTCACGTCTGGCACAAAATGGTTGGTGAACCAGTCATCAAACACTGCAAGTGTCACCCATGCCTTCCTACAAGACTTCCAGATAACTGGTAGTTGACCCTTTGAAATACCCTTGAGTGCCCTTGGATTCTCAGCCTGATACACCAGCATGGGCTTCAGTTTGTATTCACCAGCAGCAGTGCCCCC
Encoded proteins:
- the LOC112568400 gene encoding tigger transposable element-derived protein 1-like translates to MEANGNLGNKILSFTGLFWKLLPNRTYIAKEEKSAPGHKVGKERLTLLFGGTAAGEYKLKPMLVYQAENPRALKGISKGQLPVIWKSCRKAWVTLAVFDDWFTNHFVPDVKRYCTSKDIPFKVLLILDNAPGHPAHLDDFNPNVKVVYLPPNTTALIQPMDQGVIATFKAYYLRRVIGNALAATEKNKDLTLKDFWKTYNILDAVNNIGDSWDEVKQTSMNGVWKNCVLSL